GGGTGACAATGACAATGTGgagattataaaaaaagttaagaagGACGTAGAGATCCTATACGaagtgaaaaaaagaaaactttaatattttgaacTAACATGAAAAGTTCATAATAATAGTCAGGTCCATATTATGACAGTAGAAATGGAGAATAAAGAAAGATGAAAATGAAGGAAGAATAGGAAAAAGAGAaagtaaatagttaaaaagtggCATAAAATTTACTTTAGCCTTCAAGGcatttgctgatattttttttgaactctTCGTTTATCTTGCTTATTCCCTCTAACAACTCcagaaatattcttaaaagctAATTGGGGTACATATATGGAAATTTTTAGATGGGTATATAAGATAATCAAGAATATCTAAGGTTTTTATAGGATATTCTAGGTAtcctataaatattttagttgactATTCCTGGAATATTTCTGACAAATTTAATTACACACAAAAATATTTCTGGCAATCTTATTgcagtttaaaaagaaaattattcatCGTTTGTACGGGGgcaataaaatctaattttatttagaatattatttttctaggcacatacatttttccaaaatgacCCTGAAAGGTTAAAACTACAGGTACCATCCTTTAAAATCTGGAAACATCctctatattaattaaaaatgtgtaaattACAGATTTATAgataaaccatatttttttattaatatcagatttttttattaatatcagatttttttattaatatcagattatttattttatatataataatttctttattttctgaTTACTAAGATATCCGTGGAATGATTAAAGACCCTACAGGATATTCCAGGGATGTTATGAATATCATACGTGACCATACCTGGTTACGAAAAAATTAATCATGTTtgcttaatttttgcaaaaagatTCCGACGATCGAGACGATATATTTTGTCTTCCAATATAGATGGTTATAGCAaaataaaaggaagaaaaattaacataaaaaacttCTAGAGCACGGAAAGACCTATGAAgttcttatattaattataatattacaattattattaacgaGGACGATCTACAATAAAAAATCCTAAGGAAGATCTTATAGAGATCGAAACGTCGACAGAATATATAATTGATCGTctaaagcagttttttttatctatatctaacaaaagcaaaaattaagtaaattaatgAACTGAGGTCATGAGAAATAATTGACAAAAATGTTAAGAATATTTCTGGagagtaataaatttttatgaaaaaaatataattaattaaatttaaatttctttttccacttaaaatgttttaagggaatgaatgaaaaaaaacttaatgtaaaataattttcaaaattataacaaaaaacaagAGGAGCAAATATAGCAAAAACCAGATAAACTACCATAACCAAACTGCCATAATAAGCCTTTTTTTAGAGTTAGGATCCCTCAAAGCCGGCTCCTTTCCTTCTCCCTGACAAAATGCCAAGCATTCTTGATAGGGCACTATTATAAAACCTGTTTCTAAATGAAACGTAATGCATAGGGCGTAGAACCAGCAACgacctaaaaataaaacatacaaacattGCAAGCTATCCTATGCTTCAAGTCTACTCTACCGGATATGTCAACGTCTTCACTAGCAACCAACAAAATCTCTTGCATGATGTTTCCGGCTTCGTTTATATGCTTCCTGTACAAAATGAGAAGCACTAACAAGGGCAGCAAGTTCAAAAGAGCATAAGTGACATGGGTTGAAGACGCTATTCTCCATAGTAGATAACCTATGTGAATAGATTTTTCTACTTCTGCCCGAGCCGCTCTAAAAGAAATTAACCACGGAAACATTCTccattactaaattaaaaataatatactacAGAAAGATGTATTTTAGATGTTCCTGTGACAGTTGCTAATGCTTTCCAGATTATTTGGTTTCTCAGGCCTCCTCAGAAGCCGAAGGTGTTCTAGTATCTTTACTCCACTTTTTCAGCATAACATCAGTATACTCTATACAGGAAATATTCAAAAGCAATTTTCTATAAGTCCTCCTTTACCTGGCAAAAAATATGGCAGAATACATCAAAGCGACCGCCTTCAGTTCCTCCCTTTCCACAGTACTGCGTTTCCTCTGGCACAGTTCGAAAGCGAACACCTCCAAGGCGATATTTTGTCCCTGATCACCGAAATGCGTGCACATATTGATCATGTTAGCGTAACACATACAGATCAGGCTGAAATCAGTTTCGGAATATTTGGCGTGTTTTAGGGCCCACATAGCCGCTAGACGGGCGTGGTAAAATTTCCCTTTTATCTTCAAATTGGAAAAGACATCAGTTCTAATCATTTAAATTGCTCGCGACTAATAAATTACCTTAAAGTAGctagataaataatataaacattcCGCGACGTCATTGCAATAGTTGGAGAGGTCGTCATCGTTACTTTTGCCAGTGTAAAGCTTTGGAAAAATGTATAGAGACATATCCTGTTGGAGGCTAAgggatatttgttttattgaaagGGCGACTGTGTTACTTGGAAATGTAATTCctaaaaaaacacacattttttgcagatgatacaaccAACAGAAGAAAGAGTAGTATATATTTCGATCGAAAATAATAAAGTGAGCACATATGCCCCAGCAGTTTTACGCAGAACAGATACAGGCATAGTTTTTTAGATCCTAAGACTACGTACTATATCTCGATTACTCTCGGTACCAGAGAGGAGTGAGGGCGCCAAGGTTGTAGGCCCGGCGCTTTCccctttttgttttatattaatttgtggATTTAGATGAAAATCTCAAACATTTTTGACCTGTAACATTAGGTGATGCTTTAGagtttaaattaaagaaataatgtttACTTTAGACTTGTTGATGGGGTTACGGGGAAGCATAATAGTATAAGTCATAGCTAGTCAGATCGCTGGAGAAGTAGTTGACACAAGCAATGATACACCTTCTCTTCTATTAAAtagttcttaaaaataatacattttatccTTATTAAATGAGAATTAACAGGTAATTAGGGCCTTTTGAGATCAAAGTGCGAACGACTGAAGGAAGTTTAAATAATATGAGgcatatttgctttaaaaatgagagtaaattttttcttaataaaattctcAAAACTGATGAAATAACCAGCTGTCCAACCGGACCTGACATCCTTTATTTCACTTAAAGAGCAATTCGAGTTGTCTTACCATAGCAATCCAGAGCAGCAATTAAATGCACATATCCCTCTTCATACTGAGCCAGTTTCATTCTGGAATATCCCATAATGGCATACAGCTTTCCCCTTTTAAGCGTTATCATCCAATCTAATTCTACAGTTTGTTTCATGGGTCCCTGAAAATCAATGAGCTTTATATCTTAGGAATTTGTTGGTGGTGTTATTTACTTCAAGAAGATCCAATGCCTCATCCAAAATCTTAAAGGTTTGCGGAACGTTCTGGGACTCGATACACACGTAACAGAATTCTATCATTGCATTCATCATTTTCTCTACTAATCCTATAGAAATCAATGatagttttataaattattggaTCCAATGACTTTTTAATTGTTTGGTGGTTTTTTAGACCATATAGTTTTGCTGTGAGAATCGTTCTTATGAATGAATAGATCAGTGCAATGGATCTGATAGGATAAGAAACTTCAACTTTCAAAGAAAAATACGTGGACAATTTTTGGAATAGATATTCTAaggttttattggaaaaaactGTGTTCCAGTTTTCAATTTCTACCTTGGAATAACCTTGATTTAATCTACATTGAACAAATTGTAAAATGGATTTAAGCCCCTTGAATAACAGAGAATTATTTCAGTCTGGAACTTACTTATAAGAAATTACATGCTTTAAATACTTGGTagaagtaaaaatttattaaagtctgGAAAATCACAGCTTGTTCCAAAAAAACGCATTTgatgattttatattttcaggtTAAATTTCTATATAGTCAATAAAAAGGTCCATATAACAAGTAAGTTAACGTTTCGAAATAGTGCATAGGTATTTCCATATAATAAACAGAATGCATAATTATgcataagtaattttaattcatttcaTACCCAATCAATTGTAGAAAATTCCAGATAGTAACTGGAAATCGGAGGCTAGATGGAGATTTTTCGGATACAAAGTGGTAATTTCTAGATAGTGCGAATTTCCGAATATTAAGTGGATGGTTTATTGTCGTTAAGTTTTAGATGCTGTGGAAAGATTAGAAATcacaaatacttaaaattttcaaatattatgTGGATATTTGATTAAGTACTTAGAAATATCCAGTTATCAAGGATAATTTTCTGTTACTATATCGTAATATAACTTCACATTTGGCAATAGTGGATTTCCAGATGgacatttatatatatatttatattttacattttcctGGTTAGACTACTGCAGGTCCTTCTCTTATTTAGACCTGATGtcagataataaaattatatgcatATTTCTAgttgtataaatattttcacTTGTGTGCTTAGAAATGTCCACTTACTATCTGAAAATTTCCATTTATTATCCTAGTATCACTGCAAAGTATCTATAAATTCTACTATGCGATACCCCAAATCCCATACCATACTAGACTATACCAGGGTATTTGGAACTGACTAACTCATAACCAAAAATGTgaccaattaaaaaacaaattaaaaattaagcaaaagtAATCCTAGTACGGCCCTATCCAGCCACTTTACATTATTCAAATTATGATCGTCACAGGCGCGCCTTAACTCCGCGCATGCTTCAAATCAAACAACCGGTTTATTGTATGAAGTATGATGTGACAGGACCAGACTTTACAATATTTCATATGGTTCCAACATAAATGATTCAATATCAAAAGGACCCTATACATAGAAACTTATTTTTACCAGCCCCACTGCAATGTTCAATCATCTGAGTATACATGGCAGTCAAAATAAGGAGACAGGTACACTGGCTAAAGTCCGCATCAGAAAACGTTTTTGTGATATTATAGtcgtttttgtatttattaattgtattaatTCCTATTGCTGATTGGATCATTTGGAagtctataataaaaataattatcagaAATGTTATGTTATTAACTAAACCACATTAACTGTACCTCCTTCAATGTCGGCGTCGTAATTCTTAGTCGAACTAGAAACCTCCAAGTTGGCCGACATATGTGACGAAAACATGGAAGAAAGAAACGTGTGTCCTGTTGCGGACTCTTTTACATATCTGTAACGAATTTTgtttaagaatattattaagaatttcaaaaaaacttcTACCTGGAAGAGCTCTCGTGCGAATGTCCACTTCCACTGCTGTACAAGGAGAACCGCATAGTGTCACTTTCTCGCATATTTGTCATTCCAGTTATTTGACTTGACTGCTCTGTGGTCACAGATATTCGTGCCTTTtccccttttttctttttcttttttaatttttgagatctGAGATCCTTATGAGGtaattaaacttaataaatgcaacataagtaaaaaaaaatactaacgTAATCAAGCTTATTGCCCATATACTTGGTGAAGTAGCCATTGCCACAGGCCCGACACTTTCTGGTTTCTTTTTCCAAGTATCTTATGGCCTTGGCGTGAAATTCTCTCTTCTGGTTGTCCGTTAGCAAATTATACGTGGTCTCCCTAAATGTGGTTGACAGAAAACGCATATATCCGCAAGAAGCATATTTTGGTAAGTCTTGACAGGCTTCTGTTAATGATAGCCAATATATCAGTGTGCAACCAGTTGGTGTGTTAAAGGCTCTCCCTTACCATCAATGATCAGACCTTTGCATTCACAAGTCACTTCAGTCTCTTCATTCGGATTTTTTAGTctttctttaaatactaaacCACCTTCAATGAAATTTCCTCTGGCGCAACATAACACGTGAATTTCAAAGAGTTTTTTGACAGCTGAAACAATTTATGTTACTTAATGCTTGCAAGAGTAAATTTTGCACCAAAAAGCTACCTAAAGCTGTCAATCTGACTGCAGAGCTTGACATAATATACATCAACATATCCCTAGGAAAAATGTCACCAAGTATGGCACTGCATTTAATAAGTAACTGTTCATACGAGGTAAGGGAATcgaatgtttttaaaatgagTACGTCCATTGATAGTTCGGGATCTACTTCGTCGATATTGAAAGAAGGATTTAGGATACACACTTTTATTTGGGCCTGCAGGTTAAATTTCTCACGAAGGCCTGGGAATATTGTTAAGTCTGGATAgctttcctaaaataaatatcgTTTAAAATATATGGATGTCCCGAAGGCTCATTATTGGCACGTACTCTGCAGCTGTCAACGTACATTTTCCATTTGGAATAGGTAGTGTCACTCGGTTGTATTTCTCCTTCTTCCATTGTTTGGATCCACTGGTCTTTCTCCTCTTGGGTAAGTCTTTTAAGTTATTGGttgaaaatgaataatttaaaatttgaaagacGAAGATAATGAAGCAAAAGAAGAAACATAAAACAGAGTAATGACACCAATCGATCACCATGCACCAATTAAAAAGCTAGAGTGGGAAGGTGAAGGGTGTTATAGAAAAAGGTCTCAATGTAGAAATCTGTAATATCGATATGCGTCAAAAATAAGGATAAGAGATTTTATATCGAGTAGCAAACATAAATTTGTGTTTCTGAACAGAAAacataaaactataaaattaaatttataaagatCATTTTGGACCTCAATCATATAAAATGAATGCCCTTGATTTAGAGATTTATTACATATGCATGTATGAATGAATTTCGACGACCTCAGTATGCATCCATAAGAAGCATTGGTCAAATTCATCATCTTAGAATTACGAAAATGTCGCTTTTCATCAACAAACAAGTCTTCGACAACGGATTTCTGTACACACTTCAGAAATTTGAAGAAAGGGCCATTTGGCTTGCGTAGCATGCTCCAACCACAGTCCTCGTCAATTAACTTTAACACATCTCACCTTTAAAGATGAAGTACTTGATTCTCAAATGTCTACAAGTGTTCTACCGAACCTAATGGACTTTGAAGATTAAGTAGATAATAACTAATCAAAAAGAAGCGAGGGTAATGGCAGCTTGTTTTcagcaaaaacaaaagaatatttctaatttttactAAACGGACAACGAATATTTCCATTCATATTTACCTGACCATCATATACAAAGGTGGCACAACTAATCCACTTTCATATGCTAGTTTCCTGGTGatggttttaataaaaagcCCTCCAGATTGCATAACACTTATCAAGAAACTCTCCACCCATCCAGGATTGCCATTGCTCCTGGACTGTATTACCCtgaaaatatcttttaagtaTAGAAACTCAGAAAACCATTAAATAAGAGACTTTTCTAGTTCCGGTGGGATGGCATCTACGTCTAACATCTGACAGGCCAGGCCTACATGGTACCATTTGTCAATGCATTTCATCtgaattattttgatttttggcaAAGTGAGTACTTCTACAGCGACTGAAGATAAGATACTACGTAAGCCCATTGTTGCCACTATAAAGACTAAGCTTTGTTTGGTTAAGATGCTTATGAGCACCCATGATTCGTCATCGATAAATTCAGAGTTATCAATAGCTATTACCCAAAATACTGTGAAAACCTACAAATGAGTTACATGAATGTAAAAGTAGAACTTTTAAATTGGAAAACAACATACCACTTTgcaaaaagttttaaacaaacTCTTTAGTTGTCTATATTTAACAACGTTATCCATATTGGCATAACCAGGgggcgttttaaaatttaaatcaaatatgcTGTTAAAAAAGTGGGCCTCTGACTGcgcagatattttttttaaacgtcgCAGTATTTTCCGTTCTCTCTCTGATGTAGATGATTTTTCATCCAAGCCGAGAAGTGGATTGAAGAGAAGTCTAATCGAGGAATACGGCACCTAAAATCcgaaatgttttattaaaaccaATCACTTCAAAGAAAAGTGATAAACCTTCAAATCGGCCTTTGTCAGGGTGAATCTGCATATGGGAGTGTGCGGATCAGTAGTAAAGATAAGCTCCTCAAGCAGCCTGGTTTTCCCTTGCCTAGACTCGCCTTGGATCACGAGCATCCCAAAGAACTCTTCTTCCATTTTTCTGCTACATTCTTTTCCCAGCTTGTAGAGATGCCTGTACAGATCGATTTCCTGCTCTCTACCTAATAAAGGTCTCAAGGAGACTGTCAAAGATACTTCTCGAACcctagattttaataaaatagtgaGTGTTGATTGAAAAGGGTATTCAGCGGGTGAACCGTACGTTTCAACTTCTTTAAACTCATAAACAGGTCCAGGATTTTGGATTCCTTTTAAAGGTTTATACTCCTGTAGGATAAAGTTTCTGGCTTCTAATTTGCTGTGCAAGAAAGTTTCTCTGTCGCAAGTCACTTTGTTCGGATAAGCGACCATTAATCTGGCTGCTTTATTTACGATTAAACTGATAACAGTGTATTCTCTTCGTAGGGCGTGACCAAAGGCACCACAGTATGTTTTaccttaaaagaaatatgagAAACATGTATTTTTGAGGTTTAATAGGGGTGCCTAAGAAGGCACTGGACTCCTTGAGGTTGGTTTGTAAAGTTTCGTCATTCAAGATCTACAGAGAAGCAGAGAAGGAATTTAACGTCTACTTAACATAAAAATGTATCCTGAAATTAACGTCGTTTTCCCCAATAATGATTCGTCATTCTCGTATTCCAATGAATTATGCCTAATCCTAAAGACACCATAGAGAAAAGTGACGCCAGCTTAACGTAATAAATTATCCTAAAAATTACGTGGTGTTTCAAGGCGTGGTTTGTCATTGGCATTAATATTGGATTGTAATTACTgtatatttgttgtttgtgCTGTAAAAAGAGACACCAACGTCGTTTAATGTTGAAATATATCCTAAAAATGGCTACGTTGTTAGCCATCGATGATCATCAGTAAAACGACGTCAGTTAAAGTTAATAGTTAATCCTAAAAATGTCAGTTTGTTTAATGttaaaatgtattcaaattGGTATTATTAGGTAATAATATTTAAGGAAATTGGCGTCAGTTTAACGTAGGAATTATCTAATTCTTTTCGGTGTTCCGTTGGTTAGTCGTGCTTCCATTCAATAAATTATACACtgaattaattaagttttcaaaGTCAACGTCAAAATTTGCTTTTTCTAACAAATAAATTGCCTTAACAAATCACTCTATATAATAACAATACTACTCCTTGAACCGAAAACACAAAGCAGTCCAATAACACCAGATTGAGTTGATTTGGTTTGTTACAGAaacactaaataaaacaaaagataaTTACAATATAATCAATTAATCATAATACACTGACATTCTCTGGACTAAGTTCTCCACACGTCATCCTCCCTGCATACCATCCAGAAAATAACTTACTTGCAGGATCAGATATATTGCTATTTTGAACTTCAGGTGGCAGTGGATGATTATCCTTTTACCATAGAGTCGAAGCAAAATACCATAAATAACATAGTCAAAAGCCTTGTATAAATCAATTGATCTGATCCTGGCATTAATCTGACAGTAAGTCGCTTCATTCGTGCTTGAATTTTCCTGGAACCTAAACTGGATCAAACTAGAATTTCAAAACTTGGAATTTCTGGGCATGAGGCAACTCTTTATCTCTCGATGACCTTTGAAAGTTAAGAGAGGTCGTTGAAGTTTTCTTATCGGTCTTTTAACGTTAAACTTTATCTAGAAATGACTACAGTGGTTGCTTATTGTTGTTTTCCAGTAAATTGCTACcttatttacaaaaatggaTGTCGACGTTTGTTTAAGTTAACAAATTATCCTAAGAATTACGTTATTTTTTAAGACGTAGTTTGTATTgtcatatttcaataaattgtaCCTAACTCAGTTTTAGAGAAAAAGTAAACGTTAGTTTAATGAAAGAAATTGTCAGGAAAAATACGTCAACGTTGGTTGGTCGTCAGTTTAAGACAAAAATGACGCTGTTTAATACGACGCCACCAATTTTTAAGTAAGGGATAATGTAAGGAACAGAAATTGAAGTCAGCTTAATTAAGAAATTCATTGTAAAAATTAGATCAATTTTCCCAGCGTAAGATGGCCCAATAAATCCTACTTAGAGACCTCAATAGAGTTTTCCAATATATGGCTTCCTTATCTAGAAAAGGAAACAGATATACGTTATATTCAATCTACAGAAACGTGGTTTGAAAGGTCTCGTCTCCCAGTGactttttatgaaaactaaCGTCACTTTAATGTAAggatttatcttttaaataacaGATTGGTCACTGTTACTAGTAAATcacacttaaaaaaagaaatagaaaaagaaattgACGTTCTAGAAAAAGAAATTGACGTTCGCTTAATAGAATctatcgtaaaaaatttaaattaaaaaatcggtTGGTAGTCGGTATAGAGGTTAAACAGACGTTCTCAATTATCCTAATGGTCACCCAAATTTCTACCACATTTAACGTTCAATTATAGGTCAAACTTAGTTGTAAGGTAGATACGTAAGTTTTAAACAGAATCTCAATGTGTATGTTGTTCAAATATACATATACTGAATGTCCCATGTTATCAAAGGTAGTTTTTAATACAAACTCACCAGTTGTCACAGCACAACTGACCCCAAGCATATTAGGAATCTTCCCCAAACTATCATAGCATTCTTTGGCGCATTTTAACGCGGCCTGACTCTCCATTTCGTGCTTCAGTCCCCTCAAGCCGAAGATCACCAACATAAGCAAATCCTTGTCGAACATATTCAGCTTGTTTAAACATCCGTATTTTTCATTGACGAGCCTTAAAGGTTTGAACTACAGATTCTGGGTAACTGGATTCTAGAAACTTACCGACTAACGTTCTTAAAGGCTTCGTTAGCCACATCACTGACTTGAGCTGACTTCCCCTCAGAACTTATgtttattttacagtttataAACAAAATGGTGACCTGTCGAATTTCCGTCAAATACTCGATCGGCTCGTCTGCAGTAATACCTCGTTCTACCGGAGcgattataaacttttttaggTCTTTAAGCATGCGCATTCG
The sequence above is a segment of the Anthonomus grandis grandis chromosome 12, icAntGran1.3, whole genome shotgun sequence genome. Coding sequences within it:
- the LOC126743140 gene encoding adenylate cyclase type 10-like isoform X1 → MEIMEKTSMISKNDSVEYNWAMRTSMLKEDDDWKNRRAIPLKEQKRSFDIPTDESSILSLQREEDQTRIFASLVPDEVIYHITDYTRRNFDACLLFGDVSGFTDLCEKYNKTGKGGPSKLTQVLNSYIGAMVQEIISHDGDVFKFSGDAFIALWKVTDNLSMKDAVHEAIDCGLVIQKTYGRYQADQDVVIRVKLAISAGNLMFSLLGDMETSYYFVFGPPILDLKAAESQSFAGDIIITKTAWQHVSPNEYLAEELRDGMHAKIYGVGPNWRNIQRTTQYNKGEDQVSGMVQEVNQLSRTSLVADDDQMSEISQTSSVNLLAKGSEDALGAGESYNANSDQYALRPSVNFCLRMRMLKDLKKFIIAPVERGITADEPIEYLTEIRQVTILFINCKINISSEGKSAQVSDVANEAFKNVSRLVNEKYGCLNKLNMFDKDLLMLVIFGLRGLKHEMESQAALKCAKECYDSLGKIPNMLGVSCAVTTGKTYCGAFGHALRREYTVISLIVNKAARLMVAYPNKVTCDRETFLHSKLEARNFILQEYKPLKGIQNPGPVYEFKEVETVREVSLTVSLRPLLGREQEIDLYRHLYKLGKECSRKMEEEFFGMLVIQGESRQGKTRLLEELIFTTDPHTPICRFTLTKADLKVPYSSIRLLFNPLLGLDEKSSTSERERKILRRLKKISAQSEAHFFNSIFDLNFKTPPGYANMDNVVKYRQLKSLFKTFCKVVFTVFWVIAIDNSEFIDDESWVLISILTKQSLVFIVATMGLRSILSSVAVEVLTLPKIKIIQMKCIDKWYHVGLACQMLDVDAIPPELEKVIQSRSNGNPGWVESFLISVMQSGGLFIKTITRKLAYESGLVVPPLYMMVRLTQEEKDQWIQTMEEGEIQPSDTTYSKWKMYVDSCRESYPDLTIFPGLREKFNLQAQIKVCILNPSFNIDEVDPELSMDVLILKTFDSLTSYEQLLIKCSAILGDIFPRDMLMYIMSSSAVRLTALAVKKLFEIHVLCCARGNFIEGGLVFKERLKNPNEETEVTCECKGLIIDEACQDLPKYASCGYMRFLSTTFRETTYNLLTDNQKREFHAKAIRYLEKETRKCRACGNGYFTKYMGNKLDYDLRSQKLKKKKKKGEKARISVTTEQSSQITGMTNMRESDTMRFSLYSSGSGHSHESSSRYVKESATGHTFLSSMFSSHMSANLEVSSSTKNYDADIEGDFQMIQSAIGINTINKYKNDYNITKTFSDADFSQCTCLLILTAMYTQMIEHCSGAGLVEKMMNAMIEFCYVCIESQNVPQTFKILDEALDLLEGPMKQTVELDWMITLKRGKLYAIMGYSRMKLAQYEEGYVHLIAALDCYGITFPSNTVALSIKQISLSLQQDMSLYIFPKLYTGKSNDDDLSNYCNDVAECLYYLSSYFKIKGKFYHARLAAMWALKHAKYSETDFSLICMCYANMINMCTHFGDQGQNIALEVFAFELCQRKRSTVEREELKAVALMYSAIFFARAARAEVEKSIHIGYLLWRIASSTHVTYALLNLLPLLVLLILYRKHINEAGNIMQEILLVASEDVDISGRCWFYALCITFHLETGFIIVPYQECLAFCQGEGKEPALRDPNSKKRLIMAVWLWNVRAEYWEGAFMWEEEVMKFTIKSEAENIENLISALYFLEGLIVMMVRKMDRKNIQDAEKYEQKVRYLFGQLFKAARSVKLILPRLWHLKAYFHLCLTNKYNETFKIMKTAHMHSLRLGNEMEISWLNHNEQAWCNNLTRQEKNFWKIHADSENHVEYNESDEYSEKFGHFSLPIPIYL
- the LOC126743140 gene encoding adenylate cyclase type 10-like isoform X2 — translated: MEIMEKTSMISKNDSVEYNWAMRTSMLKEDDDWKNRRAIPLKEQKRSFDIPTDESSILSLQREEDQTRIFASLVPDEVIYHITDYTRRNFDACLLFGDVSGFTDLCEKYNKTGKGGPSKLTQVLNSYIGAMVQEIISHDGDVFKFSGDAFIALWKVTDNLSMKDAVHEAIDCGLVIQKTYGRYQADQDVVIRVKLAISAGNLMFSLLGDMETSYYFVFGPPILDLKAAESQSFAGDIIITKTAWQHVSPNEYLAEELRDGMHAKIYGVGPNWRNIQRTTQYNKGEDQVSGMVQEVNQLSRTSLVADDDQMSEISQTSSVNLLAKGSEDALGAGESYNANSDQYALRPSVNFCLRMRMLKDLKKFIIAPVERGITADEPIEYLTEIRQVTILFINCKINISSEGKSAQVSDVANEAFKNVSRLVNEKYGCLNKLNMFDKDLLMLVIFGLRGLKHEMESQAALKCAKECYDSLGKIPNMLGVSCAVTTGKTYCGAFGHALRREYTVISLIVNKAARLMVAYPNKVTCDRETFLHSKLEARNFILQEYKPLKGIQNPGPVYEFKEVETVREVSLTVSLRPLLGREQEIDLYRHLYKLGKECSRKMEEEFFGMLVIQGESRQGKTRLLEELIFTTDPHTPICRFTLTKADLKVPYSSIRLLFNPLLGLDEKSSTSERERKILRRLKKISAQSEAHFFNSIFDLNFKTPPGYANMDNVVKYRQLKSLFKTFCKVVFTVFWVIAIDNSEFIDDESWVLISILTKQSLVFIVATMGLRSILSSVAVEVLTLPKIKIIQMKCIDKWYHVGLACQMLDVDAIPPELEKVIQSRSNGNPGWVESFLISVMQSGGLFIKTITRKLAYESGLVVPPLYMMVRLTQEEKDQWIQTMEEGEIQPSDTTYSKWKMYVDSCRESYPDLTIFPGLREKFNLQAQIKVCILNPSFNIDEVDPELSMDVLILKTFDSLTSYEQLLIKCSAILGDIFPRDMLMYIMSSSAVRLTALAVKKLFEIHVLCCARGNFIEGGLVFKERLKNPNEETEVTCECKGLIIDEACQDLPKYASCGYMRFLSTTFRETTYNLLTDNQKREFHAKAIRYLEKETRKCRACGNGYFTKYMGNKLDYDLRSQKLKKKKKKGEKARISVTTEQSSQITGMTNMRESDTMRFSLYSSGSGHSHESSSRYVKESATGHTFLSSMFSSHMSANLEVSSSTKNYDADIEGDFQMIQSAIGINTINKYKNDYNITKTFSDADFSQCTCLLILTAMYTQMIEHCSGAGLVEKMMNAMIEFCYVCIESQNVPQTFKILDEALDLLEGPMKQTVELDWMITLKRGKLYAIMGYSRMKLAQYEEGYVHLIAALDCYGITFPSNTVALSIKQISLSLQQDMSLYIFPKLYTGKSNDDDLSNYCNDVAECLYYLSSYFKIKGKFYHARLAAMWALKHAKYSETDFSLICMCYANMINMCTHFGDQGQNIALEVFAFELCQRKRSTVEREELKAVALMYSAIFFARVY